CTGCCAGCGCGTCTGTCACTTGAAGACCCAACGCTGCAATAAAACACGTGATGGCTCCAGAGAAGTCCCTGGCTTGATATGCGATGAGAATCCAGGAAATGAGTCCGGCTAACAGACTGTACGGATGGGGGCGGTCAAAGTGAACATGCTTCGTCACGTTTAACCCTGCCCCGTGCTGGGATTCCAGCTGTGATAGTCCCAATCATCGACGTCACCGGGGCGGGGAATGATACTGGCCGCACCGACCGGAGCTTGCTGTTGATTGATATATAGAAACCAGTCTACTGGCTTGCGTTCGCTCACTGGAACTCCCGTCCACTGTGAATGAATTCCGTTGATCGCAATGATGAACCCGCTGCCATAAGCAGTTTGGATGGTGTAGTTCTGCTGCATGTACTGCATCAAGGTCTCGCCCTGATGAATCACGAGTGTCTTTCTGGACAAGACGGTCTGCCCATGATTCTCGCTGACAATCATGGTGAATGAGGCGTTTTTCGTGACGCCGGTAGTGCCAGCGGTGCTAGGGGTGCCGCCTGTGCTTGTTGCCGGGGTACCTGTACCTCCGCTCGTGCCGGCTTTGGTTCCTGTGCTTCCACTCGTACCTGGGTTGCCTGAACCGCTTGCTTTCGTCCCGGTAGATGCACTCTTTGCTGGGCTTGTCACAGCACTCTGATGAGAGGTTTGATAGGGCGAAGTCTGCTGACCAGACGTCGAACCGGCAACTCCGCCTTGAGTCGTCTTTACTGTTTGACTGCCGACGTCATTGCGGTTCGTCCCTGAGCCACCGCTGCTCGCACCTGTCCCACTGGCGCTCGCACCCTCGCCGTGACCGTTCGTGCCTGTATCCGTGGTACCAGCCTGAGATGAACCTGTTACGTTTCCGGCCGCTGTTTGACCTGTGTTCTGACTGAGAGAGCCGGCCCCTGCGGTATTCGTAATGCCTGCACTTGAAGCATTGCCAGCACCACCACTGTTCCCCGCAACGGCGTTTGCGTTGTTCACGCTCACGGTTCCTTGTCTTGTTGCGTTGGTGCCACTAAGACTTGCAAGCCACGCTGACGGATTGCTGCCACTCAGGTGTGCGTGATTGACAAAGCCCAGCCCTGCCGCACCAACGACGGCCGCAATCAGTACGCCGCGAAGCAAGTTTTTCTTCACAGGTCATCCCCCTTTGTTGTTGCCTGATGAATAAAAAAAGTGCTCCCCGCTAGGGGGAGCACTCATCGCGATGTCGACAATCATACATTCCGCAACTCGATGTGCCACAGCTTCCCTCCGAAGCGGACCACATAGAACCACGGCTGGTCTCCTGACTCGTGACATACCTACTCTCTCGCCTTCCCACAGTTCATCACCGCAGTGGCATGTTGAGATTTCGTATTCACTCACAGTAGCGGGGGCTGCTCCGGATTTTCACCGGATTCCCATTTCACTCACTAACGCGTAAGACCGTAATTCCACGATTTAGTTTTGGACAAAAGCGGATGGCACATCTTCCAATCACCGCAGTGTCGTAAGGCTCGTGCGTATTTCACTAGGTCAAGTATACAGGTTACAGGTCCAATTGACAACGACCCGTGGTGACTCGCTTTAAAGATTTATTTCACTCGCTTGTAAATTTGCCTCACATCGAGTTCCAATCACCTGTAGTTGACGCGGACCGACTTCACTCACTGCGGCCTGTCGTCGGCGCGGACCGATTTCACTCGCTTGCAGGTTGTGGACCGTGCGCATTGAACTGCGTTCCTTCCCCATCTTCGTTGCCTTCACCGACGTGATGCTCGTGGAAGTATTCTTCTCCCTTAAGCTTTGATTCTGGCAAGAAGAAGGTTCCGATGAAAAGCAGGATGCCAAACACCAGACCTACTTCGAACAAGCGGTTCACTCCAGCCGTGAGGGCTATCTTCACAGTGTGAATCAGTGCTGCGTACAATTTATCTCCCGCCGCACCAAACTTCGCAAACTGTGCGTGCATCGCCTGCTGAGCTTGCGCTGTCAGCAACGCCTGTGGACTGACACCCTTTAAGTGCGCGGTGAACTGTGAGAGCTGTGCTGGCATATTGCCAATCAGTTCGTGCTGAAATCTTTGGTTGAGCACCGAACCAAATATCGGAGCAGCGATGACGCCGCCAAGTGAGCTGACGAATTGCTGCGTCGAGTTCACCGTACCCATCAACTTATACGGAAAGGCGTTTTGAACCGCCGTGTTCAGGAGCGGCATCAGCGCGCCGATACCGAGTCCGAGCACCACCATGTTGAGAACGACAGTGCCATAATGTGTGTGGATCCCCATTCTCGTCAGCATCAGAAGTGCCACCACCGTGACAGCTCCACTGACGTTTGCCAGTACGCGATACCGGCCGGTTGAAGACATGATTTGGCCGCCAACGATACTGCCGATAATGAAGCTAATCATCATCGGTGACATGACAAGTCCGCTGTGTTGCGCGTTCAGACCGATAACACCCTGAACGTAAACAGGCAAATACATCAAGCTTCCGAACATCGCCATGCCCACGAGCGTGCCGAGGACGAGTGAGGTCGAGAAGATGCGATTTTTGAAGAGTGTCGGTGTCAAGACCGGATCGGACGCCCGAAGCTCAACGATAATGAAAATGGCCAGGAAAACGACGCCAACTGCAAACAAGCTCAAGATTTGCCAGGAGCCCCATGTGTACTTACTGCCTGCCCAGGTAAAGCCGAGCATAATCGGGACGAGTCCGAGAATCAGGACAAGCGTGCCGGCCCAGTCAATGGCCACTTGGTGGTCTACCCGTACACGCGGCAGTGCGTACAAAACGCCGATAATGGCGAGCACCGCGAAAGGCAAGTTGATATAAAAGACCCAGTGCCAACTCACAGAATCTGTTATCCAGCCGCCAAGCGTTGGACCGATGATACTCGACAAACCGAACACAGCGCCCATGACACCCATCCAGCGGCCGCGTTCCTTCGGATTAAAGATGTCACCGATGGTGGCCCTTGGCATACTCATCATGGCACCAGCACCGATTCCCTGGAAGCCGCGAGCCAGTACCAGTTCCATCATGGTGTGCGAGGCACCAGCCACTGCCGATCCGATACCAAACACAATCAACCCAAACAGGTAGAACGGTTTGCGGCCATATACATCAGAAAGCTTTCCGTATATCGGCACGGTTACAGCGGATGTAATCATGTAGCCGCTAAATACCCAAGCGTACAGCGACATGCCGTTTAAGTCGTTAATGATGGTGGGCATCGCCGTTGAGACAACGGTCTGGTCCATTGAAGAGAAAAACATCGTTAACAAAACAGTGACCAGAGCCCACCACTTGCGCGCGCCCGTTATCTGATTTGTCGTCTGAAACGCGCTCTTTGCATCGATTGCCATATTCCCTCACTCCCAATCTGTAAATTTATTTTAGTGACTAAACAGTGTCTCGTCAACAGGTAAAATTAAATGATGAGTACATTTTTTCACAGTGCGAATTGAATGTATCAAGGACCACATCCTGGCCCACCCTAGGGTTTGCTTCCACGTGTGACAACCGGCGTATACGGGATATCATCCAGTACAGCGAACACATGCGGCGGCGTATACGGGACAGCGTGGACATTCTTCACGCTCCGGATGTCCAGCATATCTGTCACATCGCCAGATGCGGACTCAGCCTATACGAAGCCGTCTACTGCGTCTTTGGTCTTTCCGAAGAAATGGGACTTCTGAGGGGGGCCTGTGATTCGACAAGCATACCGTGGGATGTATAATAGAAATGATCGCCTCGGGTTGCTGCCCGCTGGATATACACTCGTCTAAAGGAAAGGATGACATACAATGGAACAGCACAAGGTCATGATTCTCGGTACCGGCCCAGCAGGACTCACTGCTGCAATTTATGCAGCGCGAGCCAATCTAAACCCTGTCGTCATCGAAGGCAACGAACCAGGCGGTCAGTTGACGTTGACGACTGAGGTTGAGAACTTTCCGGGTTTTCCGGAAGGAATTATGGGTCCTGAACTGATGGATAACATGCGCCAACAAGCAGAGAAGTTCGGTGCCAAGTTTGTCCACGGATGGGTCTCAAGCGTAGATATGAGCAACCGTCCGTTTAAAGTCACCGTCGATGAGACGGATGAATATGTGGCCGAGACCATCATCATCTCCACCGGTGCTTCTGCCAAAATGCTTGGTATTCCAGGCGAGGCCGATCTCGTTGGCCGCGGCGTCTCCACCTGTGCCACTTGCGACGGTTTCTTCTTCCGCAACAAACCGATTATTGTCGTCGGCGGCGGGGATTCTGCGATGGAAGAAGCGACCTTCTTAACGAAATTCGCATCCGAAGTCACGATTGTACATCGCCGTGGTGAACTGCGCGCTTCAAAGGTGATGCAAGACAGGGCGAGGAACAATCCCAAAATCAAATGGGAACTCAATGTCACGCCATTGTCCGTCAAGTCGGACGGCAACAAGGTGAATGGTCTTGAAGTCCGGGACAACGAAACGGGTGAGACCCGCGTTCTTCCGACGGATGGTGTCTTTATTGCAATCGGCCATCAGCCAAACACTGGATTCCTGAACGGGCAGGTTGATATAGACACTGTCGGGTACATTATCACACAAGGTGTCAGTTCCGCAACCAGCGTCGAAGGCGTGTTCGCCTGCGGTGACGTCATGGACTCACACTACCGCCAGGCCATCACTGCGGCAGGCAGCGGTTGTAAAGCTGCTATGGACGTGGAAAAATACCTTGAAGGCTCCGCCTTCCAGGATTGGTCCATCTCCAGTTCCGTGTCTGCTCACTAACGAGACCCGGTCACACGGAAGCTACGAACCACGAAAACGGGGACACAGGAGAAAAAAGAGCCGTTCGGGACACCAAGACCCCGAACGGCTCTTTCCACGTTTATATCGCTCTACTTAGCCAGGCTCGGCCGCGACGATACTGTTTGAGCAGGTGGCAGTGCCTTCTGGGGTTTCTTTCTACCCACACGAACCTCGCGCTCTTTTTTGCTGGCAAAGAACCAGATGAGAATCCAGGCGATTCCAGCCAAAATTGTCGACCACCAGAAGGTATCGTTCAATCCGGCAACAAACCCTTGCTTCGCAGCCACACCGCCAATCATCATAACCGCAGCTTGATGCGCGGCGCCAGGGGACATACCGTTACTCGCGAAAACTTGCTGTAACCTGGTCACCTCTTGGCCTGCATGCGTAAACGGCGTCATGGACCACGATGCGATGGTGGTGTGCAAGTTCATGCGCGTCGTGAAATACGAAGTGAGTATTGCGGTCCCTAACGAAGAGGCAACCTGTCTGACGGTGTTCGACATGGCCGTCCCTTGACTGACCCACTCCCGCTTCACTGTGTTCATACCTGCAGTCATAATCGGCATCATCGTCATGCCCATGCCGATACTGCGCAGAATGTAGAGCCACTGGATATGCCCAGTGCCGGTGTCCGTTGTCAGGCTGGTAAATCCAAACGAAGCAACGGTCACGAACAAGAGCCCGAGCAGTGCCAGCGGACGGGCGCCAATCTTATCAAACAAGCGTCCACTAATGGGCATGACAACCGCCGACGCGAGGGCAGCAGGCGTCATGAAGAGACCAGTACGGAGTGCACTGAGACCCAATATGTCTTGCAAGTACAGTGGTAACAGGAAGATGCCGACAAACAAGGCCACGTTCACAATCGAGCTGATAATCAGGCTCATAGAAAACATGTAGTTCTTCAGTACGCGCAACTCAATTACCGGAGACTTTGTGTTCAATTCGACAATCACGAGCAGGATGAGGCATATCGCACCGACCGTTACAAAACCGGTGACCATGAACGATCTCCAACCGTGATCGGGGACATTGTTGAAGCCGTACAAAAGGCTGAAAAATCCAGCTGTAGAGAGAATAAAGCCCCAAATGTCGAGCTTATTTTTCACCTCGTGAGCAAACTCGTGCATCATGGTCATGCCGAGCAACAACGTGACGACGCCGATTGGGACATTGATGTAAAAAATGAGGCGCCAGCTGGAGTACTCAACCAGGTAACCGCTCAGGGCTGGTCCAAAGGCGGGTGCCGCCATGATGGCGAGCCCAAACACGCCCATTATCAAGCCGCGTCTGTCCGGTGGAAAGATGCGATAAATCATCGCCATCGCGACAGGCATCATGAAACCGCCGCCAAGCGCCTGAACAACTCGGAACGCGATGATGCTGCTGACGTTCCAGGACATCCCGCAGAGAGCCGAACCCACCGTGAACGTAAAGAGAGAGAACAGGAACAACTTCTTTGCGCCAAACCGGTCAGTCATCCATCCGGAGATTGGAACGAGAACACCAATGACCAGCATATAGCCGGTCAATACCCACTGGATTTGATTGGTCGTCGCGTGCAAGTCGGATTCCATGGTCGGAATCGCGACGTTCACGACGCCCATGTCGAGGACGGACATAAACACGCCAAGCACAATAATGGCTACCTGAAGATAAGGGGCCTTCATTCGGTAAATTTCATAAACTTCTTCTGCAGGTGCTTCGGCCACGAAGATACCTCCTTCGCTACACGCTTTGATTACTACAGGTGCTACGCGCTGTGATGGCTACCCTGCCTATTGTACATCGCCCCGGCACAGGATGCCATTCTGCTTGACCCCGTTTCTTGACCCGGTTTCTTGACCCGGCTTGCAGCACATCGGGTGACTAGGTTGCTGGCTTCAAGCTCGCTTTCACGCGGCGAATGACGTCTTGTGCAACAAGGAATGCCGCGTCGGCTCGCCCCAACGACTGCGCCGATGCGACCGCGGTCTTGATATTGTCAGACTGGGACAGCCAACTGGCCGCTTGGGACAACTCCTTCAAATTGGAAGCCATTCTCCCCGCACCATGTTTGGTTACCCAGCGTGCATTATCGAGTTCTTGTCCGAGCGGTGGCCGGTAAAACAACATCGGGCATCCGCTTGCAAGGCACTCCGCAACTGTGACCCCGCCTGGTTTGACGACAGCGAAAGCAGCGGACCTCAACCACAGAGCAACGTTTTCGACAAACGGCAGGGCTTTCAGACCCGGTCGACTCAGAGCCAGTTCACTCACCAGCCTATGCATGGCTGTGTTCCGCCCGCACATGACAACCACATCGCGTCCTTCACGTCGGTCGTACAAGGTGGTTAGAACATCTTTCAGACCGCCAAAAACACCCCTGCCACCTGTAGCGACAAGGATGTGCCCGGACTTTGCGCTGACGCCACTCACATCGTCTAACACCTCAGTGTCCACTCTCGCATCGGCAGCCTCAGACCGAAACTGGGTACGCAGTGGAATCCCACTCACAACAAAATCCGCTTTTCCCTTAGTGTGTACAACTTTACGCGCGTCATCGAGGAAGCTGTCATGGGGCATGTAATAAACATCACTGTTTGGACAAAACCATCTTGAATGCACACTAAAATCGGTGAGGACCACCCCGGAAACAGGGCGCTTAATGTGCGAAGGAAACCGTGATGATGCAAACGTCTCCGCCAGATGGTTCAGAGTATGTTCTGGAAACAACTGCAGAACCGCATCTGGGGCAAATTCCAAAACGGCCTCTTCCGCAGTGCGGTGGCCACCTGTCGACATCAACTTCCACAGCCAAGAGTTGTTTCGCAAGGTGCGCGTCAGTGTGTAGCTCAAACCGTAAATATAGGGCGCGTACTTGGTCGTCAGCTCAAACGACGCTTCGTTCATGCGAGCATACTTGGGGTGGGCATTCCTCATGCAGTCAATTTCTTCAACCTCGACCCCCTGTGCTTCAAAGGCAGATCGAAGGGCGGTTGCCACTTGTCGATGTCCGTCCCCAAAATGCGCTGTAAACAAGAGAACTCTCATCGGTGTCTCCTATGACCTGACATGCACGGCATCAGGTGCGTGCGTCTGAACCAGCTTTTGTTTAGAAATCGCGACAACCCGTGGTACAAAAGTTTCGGAATGCGTTTTGAGCAGCTCGACGGCCTTCGGATTGACAGCGCGAAACACCAATTGGAGGTACCTCGTAAACAGTTTCTCGCTCCAGCGCCAGTAAAATGGAAAGGTAGAAAATCCAAACCTGTCGACACTGCGGTGAATAAACGTCGTGCCATACAGTATTTGTTCTCGCTCGTACTCTGATGAGCTGACATGCCGTGCGAGAGCAGGTAAAGAGCTTTTGGTCTCGGAAATGAGTCTGACCGCGACGCGTACCATGCTCGTCTCGTCATTCAAAATGCGTGACAGCAGCTCGTTGTTCATGTGCAGTTCAATGACCGGATCAAAGGTTCGAACCTCGATTCCATCTACCGTGAAGGAATGTCCCATATACCGGCGCTTAGCCACGTAGAAGAGGTGTTCCTTGCCATCCCCGAGTGATTGTACGTGCGCGGCGAAGCGAAACAACCTCTCCCAAGCCATCCACAGTTTCCGAAAGGTCTCCCCGGCCATACTCCCATCCCCTCAATGCCACGATGTCATCTTTTTACACGGAAACGCCGATGAATCCAGTACCCCACAACCCAAAAGGCTCCGAGAGCAAGGATTCCAATCACTCCGGTGACAGCCAGCTTGGATGTAATCCCGAGAAACACCAACGCGGCACCCGTGTAATATGGTATCAAGGACACCCCTGCAGTCCAGACGTAATCCCAAAGACGGATGGAAGGCAAAATTCCGGCCACATAACTCACCGCAAAACCAGGCAATGGCAAGAGCCGCGCTACAAGCAGCCCAACACTGCCTTTTCTGCTTACCCAACCGTTGATTTCGGCAAAGGCCGCCTCACTGGCAAACCGCCGCAATGCAGCCTGTCCGTATGTACGAGCGATAGGAAAAACAATAATTGAACTGAGTACTGCGCCAATCCACGAGTAAAAAACGCCCCACCACACGCCATACACTTTTAAATAAATGATGAGCAAACCCTCTGATGGGACAGGGGTCAAACATACCACCAGCATCAACAAAATGGCGAGTACAATCCCGCCAGGGCCCCATCGCCGAACGGTTGTCGAGATAATCCCAGTCCGATCTAAGTAAATCACGAGCACTGCTAACAAGAGAACGACGCCGTAGACTGCCAGCGACTTTATTCCTCCGAGTGAACGAAACAATGCTCGCCAGTTAACCTCCAAATTCCATCCCGGGATAGCAAACTCCCCCATCCAGTGCTGTGGTTGACTGACCCGCAGAGACTGATAAATCTGGTCTCAGAAAGAACGGGTGGTCGGTATCAGGGCAAAGATTAATGGCCCCGCCAGCGTATCGATGCTAGTTTACCACTATCACGCACCTTGTTGCAGGTGTTACGACCCAAGTTGCCGCATTCGCACTTTGTACTCAAACAAAAACTCCAGCGCCTCAAGGTGACGCTTCGCTTCTACAGGTCCCCGCCCGAAAGCGTAGATACCGTGGTTTCGGACCAACACGGCCGGTACACCGTCGACGAGTGAATCTCGAGCGGCTTGACCAAGCCGCTCAAGATTCGCATAGTTTTCTACAATCGGTACACGGATATGAGCACCTTCCTCCCAGTGCCCAAGTGCCTTTAAGAGCTCGTGGTTGGCAAAGTCGACAAACCCGGATTCGAAATAGATCTCAGAGACAAGGTTGTTGTACATCGTGTGGACGTGCAGCACAGCACCACAGTCTTCTGTGCGATACAAGTGCTGGTGCACAATCGTTTCGGCGGAAGGACGATACTTTGTTTCTTCAAGCAGTTCCCCGTCTGCACTTACACGTAGGACGTCTGCCGCTTGCAGTGCCCCCTTATCCACCCCGCTCGGTGTGATGCAGAAATCCGCGGTGTCGACAACTCGAACCGACAGGTTGCCGCTCGTCGCCGGCAGCCAACCCTTTCGCGCGAGTTGAACCGCCAAGCTTGCCACGGTCTGTTTTGCAGTCATGATGTTGTTCACAGGGACACCTCCTCGTCCAATACGGGAATAATTTCGGCCAGCGACTCAAACGGCGAACACGCAATCCCCTGTTCCCGACAGACGCGAAGCAGACTGTCGCGGGCAAACACGTAATCTGCTTGCGCAGCGGCCTTTACATCCGTTACGCCATCTCCAATCACGACCTGAACATCCGTGTACGGTTTAAAGCGCCGCAGGACTGTTGGCTTGCACATCCCGCAACCCCCATC
The Alicyclobacillus curvatus genome window above contains:
- a CDS encoding DUF4430 domain-containing protein, producing the protein MKKNLLRGVLIAAVVGAAGLGFVNHAHLSGSNPSAWLASLSGTNATRQGTVSVNNANAVAGNSGGAGNASSAGITNTAGAGSLSQNTGQTAAGNVTGSSQAGTTDTGTNGHGEGASASGTGASSGGSGTNRNDVGSQTVKTTQGGVAGSTSGQQTSPYQTSHQSAVTSPAKSASTGTKASGSGNPGTSGSTGTKAGTSGGTGTPATSTGGTPSTAGTTGVTKNASFTMIVSENHGQTVLSRKTLVIHQGETLMQYMQQNYTIQTAYGSGFIIAINGIHSQWTGVPVSERKPVDWFLYINQQQAPVGAASIIPRPGDVDDWDYHSWNPSTGQG
- a CDS encoding MFS transporter; the protein is MAIDAKSAFQTTNQITGARKWWALVTVLLTMFFSSMDQTVVSTAMPTIINDLNGMSLYAWVFSGYMITSAVTVPIYGKLSDVYGRKPFYLFGLIVFGIGSAVAGASHTMMELVLARGFQGIGAGAMMSMPRATIGDIFNPKERGRWMGVMGAVFGLSSIIGPTLGGWITDSVSWHWVFYINLPFAVLAIIGVLYALPRVRVDHQVAIDWAGTLVLILGLVPIMLGFTWAGSKYTWGSWQILSLFAVGVVFLAIFIIVELRASDPVLTPTLFKNRIFSTSLVLGTLVGMAMFGSLMYLPVYVQGVIGLNAQHSGLVMSPMMISFIIGSIVGGQIMSSTGRYRVLANVSGAVTVVALLMLTRMGIHTHYGTVVLNMVVLGLGIGALMPLLNTAVQNAFPYKLMGTVNSTQQFVSSLGGVIAAPIFGSVLNQRFQHELIGNMPAQLSQFTAHLKGVSPQALLTAQAQQAMHAQFAKFGAAGDKLYAALIHTVKIALTAGVNRLFEVGLVFGILLFIGTFFLPESKLKGEEYFHEHHVGEGNEDGEGTQFNAHGPQPASE
- the trxB gene encoding thioredoxin-disulfide reductase, which gives rise to MEQHKVMILGTGPAGLTAAIYAARANLNPVVIEGNEPGGQLTLTTEVENFPGFPEGIMGPELMDNMRQQAEKFGAKFVHGWVSSVDMSNRPFKVTVDETDEYVAETIIISTGASAKMLGIPGEADLVGRGVSTCATCDGFFFRNKPIIVVGGGDSAMEEATFLTKFASEVTIVHRRGELRASKVMQDRARNNPKIKWELNVTPLSVKSDGNKVNGLEVRDNETGETRVLPTDGVFIAIGHQPNTGFLNGQVDIDTVGYIITQGVSSATSVEGVFACGDVMDSHYRQAITAAGSGCKAAMDVEKYLEGSAFQDWSISSSVSAH
- a CDS encoding DHA2 family efflux MFS transporter permease subunit, which translates into the protein MAEAPAEEVYEIYRMKAPYLQVAIIVLGVFMSVLDMGVVNVAIPTMESDLHATTNQIQWVLTGYMLVIGVLVPISGWMTDRFGAKKLFLFSLFTFTVGSALCGMSWNVSSIIAFRVVQALGGGFMMPVAMAMIYRIFPPDRRGLIMGVFGLAIMAAPAFGPALSGYLVEYSSWRLIFYINVPIGVVTLLLGMTMMHEFAHEVKNKLDIWGFILSTAGFFSLLYGFNNVPDHGWRSFMVTGFVTVGAICLILLVIVELNTKSPVIELRVLKNYMFSMSLIISSIVNVALFVGIFLLPLYLQDILGLSALRTGLFMTPAALASAVVMPISGRLFDKIGARPLALLGLLFVTVASFGFTSLTTDTGTGHIQWLYILRSIGMGMTMMPIMTAGMNTVKREWVSQGTAMSNTVRQVASSLGTAILTSYFTTRMNLHTTIASWSMTPFTHAGQEVTRLQQVFASNGMSPGAAHQAAVMMIGGVAAKQGFVAGLNDTFWWSTILAGIAWILIWFFASKKEREVRVGRKKPQKALPPAQTVSSRPSLAK
- a CDS encoding polysaccharide deacetylase translates to MAGETFRKLWMAWERLFRFAAHVQSLGDGKEHLFYVAKRRYMGHSFTVDGIEVRTFDPVIELHMNNELLSRILNDETSMVRVAVRLISETKSSLPALARHVSSSEYEREQILYGTTFIHRSVDRFGFSTFPFYWRWSEKLFTRYLQLVFRAVNPKAVELLKTHSETFVPRVVAISKQKLVQTHAPDAVHVRS
- a CDS encoding TVP38/TMEM64 family protein, with the translated sequence MGEFAIPGWNLEVNWRALFRSLGGIKSLAVYGVVLLLAVLVIYLDRTGIISTTVRRWGPGGIVLAILLMLVVCLTPVPSEGLLIIYLKVYGVWWGVFYSWIGAVLSSIIVFPIARTYGQAALRRFASEAAFAEINGWVSRKGSVGLLVARLLPLPGFAVSYVAGILPSIRLWDYVWTAGVSLIPYYTGAALVFLGITSKLAVTGVIGILALGAFWVVGYWIHRRFRVKR
- the mtnB gene encoding methylthioribulose 1-phosphate dehydratase encodes the protein MTAKQTVASLAVQLARKGWLPATSGNLSVRVVDTADFCITPSGVDKGALQAADVLRVSADGELLEETKYRPSAETIVHQHLYRTEDCGAVLHVHTMYNNLVSEIYFESGFVDFANHELLKALGHWEEGAHIRVPIVENYANLERLGQAARDSLVDGVPAVLVRNHGIYAFGRGPVEAKRHLEALEFLFEYKVRMRQLGS